A section of the Ignavibacteriales bacterium genome encodes:
- a CDS encoding GNAT family N-acetyltransferase — MPEGFTIRLAKEGDEEGIAVLRHEREGGEYDELLAQSKTLVREGLDIETTHVFIAEIPGLIIGFCIMRYFIPGDDAPVNTAPGGWYLLGINVKKEYRRRGVGTELIRVRLKFIPGTCDTAYYFTNPKNFTSQAFHSRFGFEEIKEDIVYPKRKPTTIYYRIDLDELRKRNFEIQN; from the coding sequence TTGCCGGAAGGTTTTACCATTCGTCTCGCAAAAGAAGGTGACGAGGAGGGAATTGCTGTGCTCCGGCATGAGCGTGAGGGCGGTGAGTACGATGAACTTCTCGCGCAATCAAAGACGCTGGTGAGAGAAGGTCTGGACATCGAGACAACGCATGTATTTATTGCGGAGATACCGGGTCTTATTATCGGGTTTTGCATAATGCGGTATTTTATTCCCGGTGACGACGCGCCGGTAAATACTGCGCCCGGGGGATGGTACCTGCTTGGTATAAATGTTAAAAAGGAGTACAGGAGGAGGGGAGTTGGAACGGAATTAATAAGAGTGAGGCTTAAATTTATACCGGGGACATGTGATACGGCTTATTACTTCACAAACCCGAAGAATTTCACGTCGCAGGCATTTCATTCACGGTTTGGATTCGAGGAGATAAAGGAGGATATAGTTTATCCGAAAAGGAAACCGACTACGATCTATTACAGGATAGACCTGGATGAGTTGAGGAAACGAAATTTCGAGATACAGAACTAA
- a CDS encoding GIY-YIG nuclease family protein, whose product MSKNYYVYILASGKNGTLYTGVTNNLLVRVDQHKTKLLKGFTEKYGVTKLVYYEHFTEVSQALTREKNIKKWKRDWKLKLIEEFNPEWKDLYKELTS is encoded by the coding sequence ATGTCGAAAAATTACTACGTCTACATACTGGCGAGCGGTAAAAATGGTACGCTTTACACCGGCGTAACAAATAATTTGCTTGTAAGAGTTGATCAGCATAAAACTAAACTCTTAAAAGGATTCACTGAAAAATATGGCGTAACAAAGCTTGTCTATTACGAACATTTTACTGAAGTCAGTCAGGCATTAACACGTGAAAAGAATATTAAAAAATGGAAACGTGATTGGAAGTTAAAGTTGATAGAAGAATTTAATCCCGAATGGAAAGACCTTTATAAGGAATTAACCTCATAA
- a CDS encoding transglycosylase SLT domain-containing protein, whose protein sequence is MLKNSYKIAQKTLIKSVLILRDRLYIFLPTLLIFVGVIYAVFIDKGSNNAPEDNIDNMPSADEEVITAPVDPEQLKKDPLKNMLNVQTYENIYKMEKSFLGWSDIFESFVFNVNSKEGNLSKLDQMPGMDEMKYRSLGNVDALVDAYGVVIVRECNFYKLDWRIILALIRQESYFNPEAKSHAGAFGFMQIMPGTGAGLQKELDLEDTQMPDNNLIAGIYYYAKLVASFEFTGEDKYKFALAAYNGGYGRVVDAMTIASYFDLDYNKWDNVKEMYPYLASNQDSVHALVWPNTKRPPGGTLNNWREPYNYVEYVMYFYDNYKKLYESNLKEEKKSSKKKSQKKKSK, encoded by the coding sequence TTGCTAAAGAATAGCTATAAAATAGCACAAAAAACATTAATAAAATCAGTGTTAATCCTTCGTGACAGGCTATATATTTTCCTCCCGACACTGCTGATATTCGTGGGTGTCATATACGCGGTTTTTATCGATAAGGGGTCAAATAATGCCCCGGAGGATAATATCGACAATATGCCCAGCGCTGACGAGGAGGTCATTACTGCCCCGGTCGATCCGGAACAGCTAAAGAAGGATCCGCTCAAAAATATGCTGAACGTCCAGACCTACGAGAATATCTATAAAATGGAGAAATCATTCCTGGGCTGGAGCGATATATTCGAGTCATTCGTGTTTAATGTTAATTCCAAAGAAGGAAACCTGAGCAAGCTCGACCAGATGCCGGGTATGGACGAAATGAAGTACCGCAGTCTCGGTAACGTGGACGCGCTTGTCGATGCATACGGAGTTGTGATAGTAAGGGAATGTAATTTTTATAAGCTGGACTGGCGAATAATACTAGCGCTAATAAGGCAGGAATCATATTTTAACCCGGAAGCGAAATCTCACGCGGGAGCGTTCGGGTTTATGCAGATAATGCCGGGAACGGGAGCGGGTCTGCAAAAAGAGCTTGACCTCGAAGATACACAAATGCCCGACAATAATCTTATCGCGGGAATTTATTATTACGCAAAATTGGTGGCGAGTTTCGAATTTACGGGCGAGGATAAATACAAGTTCGCACTCGCTGCATACAACGGCGGATACGGCAGGGTAGTGGACGCGATGACGATCGCATCATATTTCGATCTCGACTATAACAAGTGGGATAATGTTAAGGAAATGTATCCTTACCTAGCATCGAACCAGGATTCAGTTCACGCGCTTGTATGGCCTAACACAAAACGACCTCCCGGCGGAACTCTCAACAACTGGAGAGAGCCGTATAATTATGTCGAGTATGTTATGTACTTTTACGATAATTATAAAAAATTATACGAGAGCAATCTAAAAGAAGAGAAGAAGTCATCCAAAAAGAAGTCTCAAAAGAAGAAATCGAAATAA
- a CDS encoding TonB-dependent receptor yields the protein MGKNLSILVLLLFLSGAVYAQDNDSPDTTKYKTETIEVYDEYKGINLKETPGSIDIVTEHDFDRNNGIHLMNTINLIPGIKMEMRTATSGTRILMRGYGTQTNFNGYGYKAYLNNIPLTDADGTTTLDDIDFTTIGKMEILKGPFSSLYGMGIGGVINMQTEKAPNGTTLREDFTGGSYGLYRSNTMVEMGTPKTNLFLNYGWQSYESFRIHNKSLKNFMTANGYLYSDPNRKVSIYFNYTNSDDQLAGQVDSIQFINDPDTAEVAYLKNDAHIQIESEKIGVAHDYNFSKVFSNSSSVFVGGFTLDQPFAVGLNRSNKVKFGGRTSFIYKPMLGKIPSRFIFGAEVLRNINYQKSYGYVNQQITGTRSDLEVKPMVYFAFLQTEFNFTPNTQLVAGASVNFVEYDITDNIPQSSTHNNTTGYKSFDPVLTPRIALNQLLSKDVSVYASFSQGYAPPSTNQVVIPEIGQVNTDLVPEKGTSYEIGSKGSFMNQQFNYSIALYYMQVTNKLVPETFSATSTTPMYTTTVNAGEVKYQGVEASIFYDWFGKPRSFFSHIRPYLTYTYNDAENVDFKNNNNNDSTTIDYSGLKVSGVPPHLLNAGLDVETHFGGYFYTSYSYTAEYPIVLDNSHIAEAYGLLNMKLGYKKQLDKNWILNIFAGSDNMTSEKYPAMVFINLSAPPGQLPKFFNPGPKITFYGGASLNYNF from the coding sequence ATGGGAAAGAATCTTTCTATTTTAGTACTACTCCTGTTTTTAAGCGGCGCAGTGTATGCGCAGGATAATGACTCACCCGACACTACGAAATATAAAACCGAGACGATAGAAGTATATGATGAATACAAAGGGATCAACTTAAAAGAAACTCCGGGTTCGATAGACATAGTAACCGAACATGATTTTGACAGGAATAACGGTATTCACCTGATGAATACTATAAACCTTATTCCGGGGATAAAGATGGAAATGAGGACAGCGACATCGGGAACAAGGATATTAATGAGAGGCTATGGAACGCAAACCAACTTTAACGGTTACGGTTACAAAGCATATCTAAACAATATCCCACTCACCGATGCAGACGGAACGACAACGCTGGACGATATAGATTTTACGACAATAGGTAAGATGGAAATCCTTAAAGGACCGTTCTCCAGTTTGTACGGAATGGGGATCGGGGGTGTGATAAATATGCAAACCGAAAAAGCACCTAATGGAACAACACTCAGGGAGGACTTCACAGGCGGTAGCTATGGTCTATACAGAAGCAATACCATGGTGGAAATGGGAACTCCGAAGACCAATCTCTTCCTGAACTATGGATGGCAGTCATACGAGAGCTTTCGTATTCACAATAAATCTCTCAAGAATTTCATGACGGCAAACGGTTATTTATATTCTGATCCTAACAGGAAGGTATCTATATATTTCAACTATACAAACTCCGATGACCAGTTAGCCGGGCAGGTCGATAGTATACAATTCATAAATGATCCCGATACTGCCGAGGTTGCCTATCTAAAAAATGATGCTCATATCCAGATCGAAAGTGAGAAGATCGGTGTCGCGCATGATTATAATTTTTCTAAAGTATTTTCGAACAGCTCGAGTGTTTTCGTTGGGGGTTTTACACTCGATCAGCCATTTGCAGTTGGTCTCAACAGGTCAAACAAGGTAAAGTTTGGTGGAAGGACAAGCTTTATCTACAAGCCAATGCTCGGAAAGATACCATCGAGGTTTATATTCGGGGCGGAGGTCTTGCGGAATATCAATTATCAAAAGTCATACGGTTACGTGAACCAGCAGATCACCGGAACGAGGTCGGATCTGGAAGTGAAGCCGATGGTTTATTTTGCATTCCTGCAGACGGAATTTAATTTTACTCCGAATACCCAGCTCGTCGCAGGTGCAAGTGTAAACTTCGTCGAGTATGACATAACAGATAACATTCCGCAATCATCGACACACAATAACACAACCGGTTATAAGTCATTCGACCCGGTACTTACTCCGAGGATCGCATTGAACCAGCTATTAAGCAAGGACGTATCGGTTTACGCCAGCTTTAGCCAGGGGTACGCGCCGCCGTCGACGAACCAGGTTGTAATTCCTGAGATCGGACAGGTAAATACGGACCTGGTACCGGAAAAAGGAACAAGTTATGAAATAGGTTCAAAGGGAAGTTTCATGAACCAGCAATTTAATTATTCGATAGCTCTGTATTACATGCAGGTAACGAATAAGCTCGTACCGGAAACATTTTCCGCGACCAGCACAACACCAATGTACACGACCACCGTCAATGCCGGCGAAGTAAAGTACCAGGGTGTGGAAGCGTCTATCTTTTATGATTGGTTCGGGAAACCGAGGTCATTCTTTTCACACATCAGACCTTACCTTACCTATACATACAATGACGCAGAAAATGTCGATTTCAAGAATAATAATAACAACGACTCAACGACAATCGACTATTCCGGGCTGAAAGTATCCGGTGTACCTCCGCATTTATTAAATGCAGGCCTCGACGTGGAAACACATTTCGGCGGATATTTTTATACTTCATACTCATACACAGCGGAATATCCGATCGTGCTCGATAACTCTCATATTGCTGAGGCATACGGACTGCTGAATATGAAACTTGGATATAAGAAACAGCTCGATAAGAACTGGATACTGAACATCTTTGCAGGTTCAGATAACATGACAAGTGAAAAATACCCGGCAATGGTATTTATTAACCTGTCAGCTCCTCCGGGACAATTACCAAAGTTCTTTAACCCCGGACCAAAGATAACATTCTATGGCGGAGCATCATTGAATTATAATTTCTAA
- a CDS encoding sigma-70 family RNA polymerase sigma factor: MAYNLLVQKYQKRIYWVIRKMVLDHDDANDITQDVFIKIYSSLHDFRGDSQFFTYIYRIAVNFSINHINKNKRVNSGRVDIDTEAYRIPDNNHPGKSYDDKLNEKYLAEAISGLPDKQRAVFNLRYYDGLSYEEISVVMETSVGGLKANYFHAVKKIQEFFKSKNIFDDVRLDGKEKEKTISENN; this comes from the coding sequence ATGGCGTATAATCTCCTGGTGCAGAAATACCAGAAAAGGATATACTGGGTGATCAGGAAAATGGTGCTGGATCATGACGACGCAAATGACATTACCCAGGATGTGTTCATTAAAATATACAGCTCATTGCACGATTTCCGGGGGGATTCGCAATTCTTTACCTACATTTACAGGATCGCTGTGAATTTCTCCATTAATCATATTAATAAGAACAAGCGCGTGAATTCCGGGCGGGTCGATATCGATACGGAAGCGTACCGCATCCCCGATAACAATCATCCCGGTAAAAGTTACGACGATAAGCTCAACGAAAAATATCTCGCGGAAGCAATAAGCGGTCTTCCTGATAAACAGCGGGCGGTCTTTAACCTGCGTTATTACGACGGGTTGAGCTATGAAGAGATATCGGTAGTGATGGAAACCTCCGTCGGAGGATTGAAAGCGAATTACTTTCACGCGGTAAAAAAGATACAGGAGTTTTTTAAGAGTAAGAATATTTTTGATGACGTTAGATTAGACGGTAAAGAAAAAGAAAAAACAATAAGCGAAAATAATTAA
- a CDS encoding MerC domain-containing protein has protein sequence MQSEQIEHKRISRLDMLGFSASTICAIHCALLPVILLFLPLLGLEFITNPAIEITLIGVSLIVGLYTLRSGYLKHHGKLYPTVLFILGLSIIVIGHFTIGHDLHEGKIDEITFLSVLGAVIIPIGAVLIAVAHYKNRKMCLSCKHDHTKEHDSHSHEGAHIYHHHELMDQSEPSNLTPSDAV, from the coding sequence ATGCAATCAGAGCAAATCGAACATAAGAGGATATCACGCCTGGACATGCTGGGGTTTTCGGCATCGACGATATGCGCCATTCATTGCGCGCTATTGCCCGTGATACTGCTGTTCCTGCCCCTGCTGGGACTGGAATTCATCACAAACCCGGCTATAGAGATCACTCTAATCGGTGTAAGCTTAATTGTAGGTCTGTATACACTTAGGAGCGGCTATCTGAAGCATCACGGCAAACTCTACCCTACGGTGCTCTTCATACTGGGATTGTCAATAATCGTCATCGGACACTTCACTATCGGTCATGATCTGCACGAGGGAAAGATAGACGAGATCACATTCCTGAGCGTCCTGGGCGCGGTAATAATCCCGATCGGTGCGGTCCTGATAGCAGTAGCGCACTACAAGAACAGGAAAATGTGCCTCAGCTGTAAGCATGACCACACTAAAGAGCACGACAGCCATTCGCATGAGGGAGCGCACATATATCATCATCACGAGCTGATGGACCAAAGCGAGCCTTCTAACCTAACTCCGAGCGATGCGGTATAG